One Telluria mixta DNA window includes the following coding sequences:
- a CDS encoding PhoH family protein: MPLPKLPTKPATILLAKDYPRAEPGKTPVRAAAKAENDPVEDLISGPAVPAPKTTKARKSKAALLAEPPAREDTPPEAPAIPTMPARGEKPAKPGKAKAEGAGAKLRETDMNEPHPAKHKPVEVNVKSQASRKADTSGTTKVFVLDTNVLMHDPTSLFRFEEHDVYLPMMTLEELDNHKKGMSEVARNARQVSRTLDALIANVDDDAIETGIPLAKLGNKDAKGRLHFQTRLNGAALPEGLPSGKADNQILGVVRALEAEQPGRAIVLVSKDINMRIKARALGLAAEDYFNDHVLEDTDLLYSGIVQLPDDFWTKHGKGVESWQEIKGGYSSTFYRITGPLIPTLLVNQFVYLEPKNGEAPLYAQVKQINGKTAVLQTLRDYSSNKNNVWGITARNREQNFALNLLMNPEVDFVSLLGQAGTGKTLLALAAGLAQVLETKVYNEIIVTRVTVPVGEDIGFLPGTEEEKMSPWMGAFDDNLEVLMKGDGDAGDWGRAATQDLIRSRIKIKSLNFMRGRTFVNKFLIIDEAQNLTPKQMKTLVTRAGPGTKILCLGNIAQIDTPYLTEGSSGLTYVVDRFKGWGHGGHVTLARGERSRLADHASDVL, translated from the coding sequence ATGCCACTGCCTAAACTCCCTACCAAGCCGGCCACCATTTTGCTGGCCAAGGATTATCCGAGGGCCGAACCGGGCAAGACGCCTGTGCGCGCAGCCGCGAAAGCGGAAAACGACCCTGTCGAAGACCTGATCAGCGGCCCGGCCGTGCCCGCGCCCAAGACCACCAAGGCGCGCAAGTCGAAAGCCGCCCTGCTCGCCGAGCCGCCCGCGCGCGAAGACACGCCGCCTGAAGCACCAGCGATTCCGACGATGCCCGCCCGCGGCGAAAAGCCCGCGAAACCCGGCAAGGCGAAGGCCGAAGGTGCCGGTGCCAAGCTGCGCGAGACCGACATGAACGAACCGCATCCGGCCAAGCACAAGCCGGTCGAGGTCAACGTCAAGTCGCAGGCCAGCCGCAAGGCCGACACGTCGGGCACCACGAAGGTGTTCGTGCTCGACACCAACGTGCTGATGCACGACCCGACCTCGCTGTTCCGCTTCGAGGAACACGACGTCTACCTGCCGATGATGACGCTCGAGGAACTCGACAACCACAAGAAGGGGATGTCGGAGGTCGCGCGCAACGCGCGCCAGGTCTCGCGCACGCTGGACGCCCTGATCGCCAACGTCGACGACGACGCCATCGAGACCGGCATCCCGCTGGCCAAGCTGGGCAACAAGGATGCGAAGGGCCGCCTGCACTTCCAGACGCGCCTGAACGGCGCCGCCCTGCCCGAGGGTCTCCCGTCCGGCAAGGCCGACAACCAGATCCTCGGTGTCGTGCGCGCGCTGGAAGCCGAGCAGCCGGGCCGCGCGATCGTGCTGGTGTCGAAGGACATCAACATGCGCATCAAGGCGCGCGCGCTGGGCCTGGCCGCCGAGGACTACTTCAACGACCACGTGCTGGAAGACACCGACCTGCTGTACTCGGGCATCGTCCAGCTGCCGGACGACTTCTGGACGAAGCACGGCAAGGGCGTGGAATCGTGGCAGGAGATCAAGGGCGGCTACTCGTCCACGTTCTACCGCATCACGGGTCCGCTGATCCCGACCCTGCTCGTCAACCAGTTCGTGTACCTGGAACCGAAGAACGGCGAAGCGCCGCTGTACGCCCAGGTCAAGCAGATCAACGGCAAGACCGCCGTGCTGCAGACCCTGCGCGACTATTCCAGCAACAAGAACAACGTGTGGGGCATCACCGCGCGCAACCGCGAGCAGAACTTCGCGCTGAACCTGCTCATGAATCCGGAAGTCGACTTCGTCTCGCTGCTCGGCCAGGCCGGCACGGGCAAGACGCTGCTGGCGCTGGCGGCGGGGTTGGCGCAGGTGCTGGAAACGAAGGTCTACAACGAGATCATCGTCACCCGCGTGACGGTGCCCGTCGGCGAAGACATCGGCTTCCTGCCCGGCACCGAGGAAGAAAAGATGTCGCCGTGGATGGGCGCCTTCGACGACAACCTGGAAGTGCTCATGAAGGGCGACGGCGACGCGGGCGACTGGGGCCGCGCGGCGACCCAGGACCTGATCCGTTCGCGCATCAAGATCAAGTCGCTGAACTTCATGCGCGGCCGCACGTTCGTGAACAAGTTCCTCATCATCGACGAGGCGCAGAACCTGACGCCGAAGCAGATGAAGACGCTGGTCACGCGCGCGGGCCCGGGCACGAAGATCCTCTGCCTCGGCAACATCGCGCAGATCGACACGCCTTACCTCACCGAGGGCTCGAGCGGCCTGACGTACGTGGTCGACCGCTTCAAGGGCTGGGGTCACGGTGGCCATGTGACCCTGGCGCGCGGCGAGCGTTCGCGCCTGGCGGACCACGCGAGCGACGTGCTGTAA
- a CDS encoding CHASE2 domain-containing protein — protein sequence MLRRYGPRWALGLALTLAALAYVMNVWSSHAIARQDTIIGDLRMRLEAPVLDPRIVIVDIDTKSLGEVGRFPWSRNVLAKLVDQLAGHYKAGAIGFDISFPEPDTSSGYAVLERLAAHDLKDDAALHARLAQLQPALDYDGLFAKALQDRPVVLGYNLAEVKRGALPSPAFTLADLKGRDLVAYAADGYEANLARLQAAARGAGSFTVISDDDGMVRSSSLLQRIGDGYYPSLALATAAVWLDASAIAPVFDTADADSGAADFIRLSGTRGARRIPVGLGLLTNVQFRGPGGPQGGAFRYVSAADVLAGRVKREVLEGAIVLVGTTAPGLQDLRATPVNKEYPGVEVHANVIKSILDQHYKTHPDYASGIEYMQVIVVGLVLALLLPALAPVAAVLASGVAFTAVAGLNWYAYRALDWTTDMFICLLLIAVLFVLNLAWGWFFEHRKGRALVSRFGEYVAPELVAQMAENPEAYTMEGESRELSVMFVDVRGFTTISEGLSPKALREYINLYLTAMSEDIRGSHQGTLDKYIGDAVMAFWGAPVAFADHASRAVATSLLMQASAARLNEDFQRRGWPPLAIGIGINSGLMHVGDMGSAIRRAYTVMGDAVNLGSRLEGITKVYGVGIAVGEATRLAAPEFVYRALDLVRVKGKNEPVAIFEPLGKPADLAPAVLDELAAWDAALARVRAQDWDGAQEAVAALQAAHPQRALYALYLERIAHWRADPPGAGWDGVTTFETK from the coding sequence CTGTTGCGCCGCTACGGTCCGCGCTGGGCACTGGGGCTGGCGCTGACGCTGGCCGCGCTGGCCTACGTGATGAACGTGTGGAGCAGCCACGCGATCGCGCGCCAGGACACCATCATCGGCGACCTGCGCATGCGCCTGGAAGCCCCCGTGCTCGATCCACGTATCGTGATTGTCGATATCGACACGAAGAGCCTGGGGGAGGTCGGGCGGTTTCCCTGGAGCCGCAACGTGCTGGCGAAGCTGGTCGACCAGCTGGCCGGGCACTACAAGGCCGGCGCGATCGGCTTCGACATTTCCTTTCCCGAGCCGGACACCAGTTCGGGCTACGCCGTGCTGGAGCGGCTGGCGGCGCACGATTTGAAGGACGACGCAGCCCTGCACGCGCGGCTGGCGCAGCTACAGCCGGCGCTCGACTACGATGGCCTGTTCGCCAAGGCGCTGCAGGACCGGCCCGTCGTGCTGGGCTATAACCTGGCGGAAGTAAAGCGCGGCGCGCTCCCGTCGCCTGCGTTTACGCTGGCCGACCTGAAAGGGCGCGACCTGGTCGCCTACGCCGCGGACGGCTATGAGGCCAACCTGGCGCGCCTGCAGGCCGCGGCACGCGGCGCAGGCAGCTTCACGGTGATCTCCGATGACGACGGCATGGTGCGATCCAGTTCGCTGCTGCAGCGCATCGGCGACGGCTATTACCCGTCGCTGGCGCTGGCCACGGCGGCCGTCTGGCTGGACGCGAGCGCGATCGCCCCGGTGTTCGACACGGCGGACGCCGACAGCGGCGCCGCCGACTTCATCCGCCTGTCGGGCACGCGCGGCGCGCGCCGCATCCCCGTCGGACTGGGCCTCCTGACCAACGTGCAGTTCCGCGGCCCGGGCGGCCCGCAGGGCGGGGCATTCCGTTATGTGTCGGCGGCGGACGTGCTGGCGGGGCGGGTGAAGCGCGAGGTGCTGGAAGGCGCGATCGTGCTGGTCGGGACGACGGCGCCCGGCCTGCAGGACTTGCGCGCCACGCCCGTCAACAAGGAATATCCGGGTGTCGAGGTGCACGCCAACGTCATCAAGTCCATTCTCGACCAGCACTACAAGACGCATCCCGATTACGCGTCGGGCATCGAGTACATGCAGGTGATCGTCGTGGGTCTGGTCCTGGCGCTGCTGCTGCCGGCCCTCGCGCCAGTGGCGGCCGTGCTTGCGTCCGGCGTGGCCTTCACGGCCGTGGCGGGCCTGAACTGGTACGCGTACCGCGCGCTCGACTGGACGACGGACATGTTCATCTGCCTCCTGCTGATCGCCGTCCTGTTCGTTCTGAACCTGGCCTGGGGCTGGTTCTTCGAGCACCGCAAGGGCCGCGCGCTCGTCTCGCGCTTCGGCGAATACGTGGCGCCGGAACTCGTCGCCCAGATGGCCGAGAATCCGGAAGCCTATACGATGGAAGGAGAAAGCCGCGAGCTGTCCGTGATGTTCGTCGACGTGCGCGGCTTCACGACGATCTCGGAAGGCCTGTCGCCGAAGGCGCTGCGCGAGTACATCAACCTCTACCTCACCGCGATGTCCGAGGATATCCGCGGCAGCCACCAGGGCACGCTCGACAAATACATCGGCGACGCCGTGATGGCCTTCTGGGGCGCGCCCGTCGCCTTCGCCGACCACGCGAGCCGCGCGGTGGCCACGTCGCTGCTGATGCAGGCCAGCGCGGCGCGCCTCAACGAGGACTTCCAGCGGCGCGGCTGGCCGCCGCTCGCGATCGGCATCGGCATCAACTCGGGCCTGATGCACGTGGGCGACATGGGCTCCGCGATCCGCCGCGCCTACACGGTGATGGGCGACGCGGTGAACCTCGGTTCGCGCCTGGAGGGCATCACGAAGGTGTACGGCGTCGGCATCGCGGTGGGCGAGGCCACGCGCCTGGCGGCGCCGGAATTCGTCTACCGTGCACTGGATCTCGTGCGTGTAAAAGGCAAGAACGAACCGGTGGCGATCTTCGAACCGCTCGGCAAACCGGCCGATCTCGCCCCCGCCGTGCTGGACGAACTGGCCGCCTGGGACGCGGCGCTGGCCAGGGTGCGGGCGCAGGACTGGGACGGCGCGCAAGAAGCCGTCGCGGCGCTGCAGGCGGCGCATCCGCAGCGCGCGCTCTACGCCCTGTACCTGGAACGGATCGCGCACTGGCGTGCCGATCCGCCGGGAGCGGGGTGGGATGGTGTGACGACGTTCGAGACCAAGTAG
- a CDS encoding FecR family protein, whose product MKNLRPKRTAIEALARTLLCAVLLLAGGAAWAGQAVGVVEHLSGPLMDRKADGTVKVLAAKSEVESGDTLVAEKNTYAQIRFIDNSEITLRPGTTFKIDNFAYDTDKPDGDSAVFSLVKGGLRSITGLLGKRNKEKFQLKTPAATIGIRGTTFIAQWVEPALPAARVPDLTPGLHVAVLDGLIVVTNPGGAQHFAAGQFGFVPNMTAPPVVLPQNPGLKFTPPPAFNIGAGGPLASQGPGALQNTVDCIVR is encoded by the coding sequence ATGAAAAACCTGCGACCAAAACGTACTGCAATTGAGGCGCTGGCCCGGACCCTGCTGTGCGCCGTGCTGCTGCTCGCCGGCGGCGCGGCATGGGCAGGGCAGGCCGTGGGCGTCGTGGAGCACCTGAGCGGCCCGCTCATGGATCGCAAGGCCGACGGCACCGTCAAGGTGCTGGCCGCGAAGTCGGAGGTGGAGAGCGGCGACACGCTCGTGGCGGAGAAGAACACGTATGCGCAGATCCGCTTCATCGACAACAGCGAGATCACGCTGCGTCCCGGCACCACCTTCAAGATCGACAACTTCGCCTACGACACCGACAAGCCGGACGGCGACAGTGCCGTGTTCAGTCTCGTCAAGGGCGGCCTGCGCTCGATCACGGGCCTGCTGGGCAAGCGCAACAAGGAGAAGTTCCAGCTCAAGACGCCGGCCGCCACGATCGGCATCCGCGGCACGACGTTCATCGCGCAGTGGGTCGAACCTGCGCTCCCCGCGGCGCGGGTGCCGGACCTCACGCCCGGCCTGCACGTGGCGGTGCTGGACGGGTTGATCGTCGTGACGAACCCGGGCGGCGCGCAGCACTTCGCGGCCGGGCAGTTCGGCTTCGTGCCCAACATGACCGCGCCGCCCGTCGTGCTCCCGCAGAACCCGGGACTGAAGTTCACGCCGCCGCCGGCATTCAATATCGGTGCGGGCGGACCGCTGGCGTCGCAGGGGCCGGGGGCGTTGCAGAACACGGTGGATTGCATCGTGCGATAA
- a CDS encoding ShlB/FhaC/HecB family hemolysin secretion/activation protein: MKLRLARLVAGSVLAAAVGAAWADDAIRFEISRFDVSGNTLLPAAEVQAAVAPYTGAGRDFGDVQRALEALEALYHARGWNVVTVQLPEQELNGGVVRLHVVQTKVRQVEVTGNRWFSEANVRAGLPTLVPGATPNLADVSRNLRLVNENPAKKVKLSLAGADANGEDAVDAKVEVADERPWKVMFNVDNTGTESTGKTHAGVLLQHANLWGRDHVGTLQYTTTAERPDRVAVWAAGYHVPLYALGDSIDLFASYSDVDSGAVNAGLFDLAVSGKGTVYGGRYNHVLPKRGNLESRIVYGFDVKAYRNNVVFGTQNFGNDVTVRPLSIAWAGSVAAPDGQTDFSIALLQNVPGGSRGSADDFAAVRSGAKAGYRMVRFAAAFTNVIAADWQTRVLLNGQWTHDALVPGEQFGAGGATTVRGFGERDLATDTGIVSNIELYTPDLCGRAGWQCRLLGFYDTAWGERNRALPAELHRTAISSTGLGLRVSAGGAASVQLDYGHGMHVGQVAATSRNKLHVRVALAY; this comes from the coding sequence ATGAAACTACGCTTGGCACGCCTGGTCGCGGGCTCGGTGCTGGCTGCCGCCGTCGGCGCCGCCTGGGCCGACGATGCGATCCGGTTCGAGATCAGCCGCTTCGACGTGAGCGGCAACACCTTGCTGCCCGCTGCCGAGGTGCAGGCCGCCGTCGCGCCGTACACGGGCGCGGGTCGCGATTTCGGCGACGTCCAGCGCGCACTGGAAGCGCTCGAGGCGCTGTACCACGCGCGCGGCTGGAACGTCGTCACCGTCCAGTTGCCCGAACAGGAACTCAATGGCGGCGTCGTGCGCCTGCACGTCGTCCAGACAAAGGTGCGCCAGGTCGAGGTGACGGGCAACCGCTGGTTCTCCGAGGCGAACGTGCGTGCCGGCCTGCCCACGCTGGTGCCGGGCGCGACGCCCAATCTGGCGGACGTGTCGCGCAACCTCAGGCTCGTCAACGAGAACCCGGCGAAGAAGGTCAAGCTGAGTCTCGCTGGCGCCGACGCCAATGGCGAAGATGCGGTCGACGCGAAAGTGGAAGTGGCGGACGAGCGCCCGTGGAAGGTGATGTTCAACGTGGACAACACGGGCACCGAGTCCACCGGCAAGACCCACGCGGGCGTGCTGCTACAGCATGCGAACCTGTGGGGCCGCGACCACGTGGGCACCCTGCAGTACACGACGACGGCCGAGCGCCCGGACCGCGTGGCCGTGTGGGCCGCCGGCTACCACGTGCCGCTGTACGCGCTGGGCGATTCCATCGACCTGTTCGCGAGCTATTCGGACGTCGACTCGGGCGCCGTCAACGCCGGCCTGTTCGACCTCGCCGTGAGCGGCAAGGGCACGGTCTACGGCGGCCGCTACAACCATGTTCTGCCGAAGCGCGGCAACCTGGAGAGCCGGATCGTCTATGGCTTCGACGTCAAGGCCTACCGCAACAACGTCGTGTTCGGCACGCAGAACTTCGGCAACGACGTCACCGTGCGGCCCTTGAGCATCGCCTGGGCCGGCAGTGTCGCGGCGCCCGATGGCCAGACCGACTTCTCGATCGCCCTGCTACAGAACGTGCCGGGCGGCTCGCGCGGCAGCGCGGACGACTTCGCGGCCGTGCGCAGCGGCGCCAAGGCCGGCTATCGCATGGTGCGCTTCGCGGCCGCCTTCACCAACGTCATCGCGGCCGACTGGCAGACGCGCGTGCTGCTGAACGGCCAGTGGACGCACGACGCGCTGGTGCCGGGCGAGCAGTTCGGCGCCGGCGGCGCGACGACCGTGCGCGGCTTCGGCGAGCGCGATCTCGCGACGGACACGGGCATCGTCTCCAACATCGAACTGTACACGCCGGACCTGTGCGGCCGCGCGGGCTGGCAATGCCGCCTGCTCGGCTTCTACGACACGGCCTGGGGCGAGCGCAATCGCGCGCTGCCGGCCGAACTGCATCGCACCGCGATCTCCAGCACGGGCCTCGGCCTGCGTGTCTCGGCGGGCGGCGCGGCCAGCGTGCAGCTCGACTACGGCCACGGCATGCACGTCGGCCAGGTGGCGGCCACCAGCCGGAACAAGCTCCACGTGCGCGTGGCGCTGGCGTATTGA
- a CDS encoding two-partner secretion domain-containing protein, which produces MTSSIQRRLGALLLAACYCATGSAAPTLPQVVAGQATFNQQGNVFSITNTPGAIINWQSFNIGAGEVARFIQQNADSAVLNRVLGQDPSKILGALQSNGKVFLINPNGILFGQGARVDVNGLVASTLNISDADFQAGRKRFQAGAKERNEGTVRNEGTIATPSGGQVFLIAPHVENTGLVTAPNGDVILAAGHSVQLVDSNDPDLRVELAAPAGQAVNLGQVIAQGGRIGIYGALVNQRGVVNADSAVMGANGRVVLKASRAVALDAGSVTRAAGNAGADGGTVQVLGQQVDIAAGAGVDASGRNGGTVLVGGDWQGGGKVMRAQNTSVAHGAVIRADGSAGNGGKVVLWSDGATAAHGVVSARGSAAGGKVETSGHALDVDGIAVDASGSKGRNGTWLLDPYDIEVVAGGTANANDVKTSTGGTSTGVTRVAPATLTAAGTDVILQAQHDLTVTDALDATGSVRAQAGNDIRVNAQVSAGGDLDFRAQNAFTLGANGLLKTGNYIDISANQITLAGSIAGSGQLPILTLTSADPGRAISIGSGTGSKGALALDASSLQRLSGNLFEINVGNSAHTGTVSVDSALTAATNVVLENAGDIHIGAPVDLSANAASRFIASQYASGGLIDVAGTVKAAKSVLLQGDRLAIGATVSAGGVKLQPNSAGTHMVIGGTSAGDGFTLGQAALSNVQTADLTIGGLAGGWGGIDVDGAASFAGAKLTLDAGNGELAIKAPLSATGTLALTSNLGIYERDTGIVKAGNVALRGGQVVFTGANVIGTLSGSASGNLFHVVNQGGLRIGTVDGMSGIAAPNASVQFVSGGLLMLDAGIAGGADATLDAAGIAGSGLLQAGTLALKSSAGIGTTTTPLNTRTGTLTASNQGTGSLPINVANDGPLLLRRAVQDGQGNGGAIVVDSVGGMTVPAFDVTDGAGEVRTNSGDISLTTHSPLTIHGRVATTSGNVRLLADNGGAVTISSSARVMSVSGNVSVTGGSTEIAADSISVSSPDKLQVNTNGTGTPTPNPTPTLDACLANRTTAGCAPVLAAAVQACTANPSGPRCGEILPTYETCSAQPTAPGCAPIIKEHDAITACMADPKAPGCATTLPVYDVCKTAPSTYGCSVVIKEHDAISACIADPKAPGCTTTLPPLDQCRADGSAYGCAAVLARARFDACLANPSGAGCGDVLPKLDVCKLTPSLEGCTQVLALGFQACLANPHDPGCSGILPTLTQCQGNSKLPGCEVVLPTLAQCIGSPSLQGCDVRLPSLAVCAAAPSTAGCEAVLPTASFCSTHPGDAVCVVFGGGTGTGQNAQGTPVAQAVQTVVQLINTSTPTIAGSGAGKSDKDAAAGKPAERLSGLAQVEQSGVKNEKPATKTYCN; this is translated from the coding sequence ATGACTTCTTCCATCCAAAGACGGCTCGGTGCACTGCTGCTCGCGGCATGCTACTGCGCGACCGGTTCTGCCGCGCCCACGCTGCCGCAGGTCGTCGCCGGCCAGGCGACGTTCAACCAGCAGGGCAACGTGTTCTCGATCACGAACACGCCCGGCGCCATCATCAACTGGCAGAGCTTCAACATCGGTGCCGGCGAGGTCGCGCGCTTCATCCAGCAGAATGCGGACAGCGCGGTGCTGAACCGCGTGCTGGGCCAGGATCCGTCGAAGATCCTCGGTGCGCTGCAATCGAACGGCAAGGTCTTCCTGATCAACCCGAACGGCATCCTGTTCGGCCAGGGTGCGCGCGTGGACGTGAACGGCCTCGTGGCCTCCACCCTGAACATCAGCGACGCCGACTTCCAGGCGGGCCGCAAGCGCTTCCAGGCAGGGGCCAAGGAAAGAAATGAGGGCACCGTGCGCAACGAGGGCACGATCGCGACGCCATCCGGCGGCCAGGTCTTCCTGATCGCGCCGCACGTCGAGAACACGGGTCTCGTTACGGCACCGAACGGCGACGTGATCCTCGCGGCAGGCCACAGCGTGCAGCTGGTGGATTCGAACGATCCGGACCTGCGTGTCGAACTCGCCGCGCCGGCGGGACAGGCCGTCAACCTGGGGCAGGTGATCGCGCAGGGCGGGCGCATCGGCATCTACGGCGCCCTGGTGAACCAGCGCGGCGTCGTCAACGCGGACAGCGCCGTCATGGGCGCGAATGGCCGCGTCGTCCTGAAAGCGAGCCGCGCGGTCGCGCTGGACGCGGGCAGCGTCACGCGCGCTGCCGGTAACGCGGGCGCGGATGGCGGCACCGTGCAGGTGCTGGGCCAGCAGGTGGATATTGCCGCGGGTGCCGGCGTCGATGCGAGCGGCCGCAATGGCGGCACGGTGCTCGTCGGCGGCGACTGGCAGGGCGGCGGCAAGGTCATGCGCGCGCAGAACACCTCCGTCGCGCACGGCGCCGTCATACGTGCCGACGGCAGCGCCGGTAACGGCGGCAAGGTCGTGCTGTGGTCCGATGGCGCGACGGCGGCGCACGGCGTTGTCTCGGCGCGCGGCAGCGCGGCCGGCGGCAAGGTCGAGACGTCGGGCCATGCGCTCGACGTGGACGGCATCGCGGTCGATGCATCCGGCAGCAAAGGCAGGAACGGCACGTGGCTGCTGGACCCGTACGATATCGAAGTCGTGGCGGGCGGCACGGCGAACGCGAACGATGTCAAGACCTCCACCGGCGGCACCTCGACGGGCGTCACGCGCGTGGCACCCGCCACGCTGACGGCGGCGGGCACGGACGTCATCCTGCAGGCGCAGCACGACCTCACCGTCACGGACGCGCTGGACGCGACCGGCAGCGTGCGGGCACAGGCGGGCAACGATATCCGCGTCAACGCCCAGGTGAGCGCGGGCGGCGACCTCGATTTCCGCGCGCAGAATGCGTTCACGCTGGGTGCCAACGGCCTGCTCAAGACCGGGAACTACATCGACATCAGCGCCAACCAGATCACGCTCGCCGGCAGCATCGCCGGCAGCGGCCAGTTGCCGATCCTGACCCTGACGTCGGCCGATCCGGGCCGCGCCATCAGCATCGGTTCGGGGACGGGCAGCAAGGGGGCGCTGGCGCTGGACGCCTCGTCCCTGCAGCGCCTGAGCGGCAATCTCTTCGAGATCAACGTGGGCAACAGCGCGCACACGGGCACCGTGTCCGTCGACAGCGCATTGACTGCGGCGACCAACGTCGTGTTGGAAAACGCCGGCGACATTCATATCGGCGCGCCCGTCGACCTGTCCGCGAACGCGGCCAGCCGCTTCATCGCGAGCCAGTACGCGAGCGGCGGCCTGATCGACGTCGCGGGGACCGTGAAGGCAGCGAAGTCCGTGCTGCTGCAGGGGGACCGCCTCGCCATCGGCGCGACCGTGTCCGCCGGCGGCGTCAAGCTGCAACCGAACAGCGCGGGCACGCACATGGTCATCGGCGGCACCAGCGCCGGCGACGGCTTCACGCTCGGCCAGGCTGCGCTGTCCAACGTGCAGACGGCCGATCTTACGATCGGCGGACTGGCGGGCGGCTGGGGCGGCATCGACGTCGACGGCGCCGCCAGTTTCGCGGGTGCGAAGCTGACCCTGGACGCCGGCAACGGCGAGCTGGCGATCAAGGCGCCGCTGAGCGCGACCGGCACGCTGGCGCTGACATCCAACCTCGGCATCTATGAACGTGATACCGGCATCGTCAAGGCCGGCAACGTGGCACTGCGCGGCGGCCAGGTCGTGTTCACGGGTGCCAACGTGATCGGCACCTTGTCCGGCAGCGCGAGCGGCAACCTGTTCCACGTCGTCAACCAGGGCGGCCTGCGGATCGGCACCGTCGACGGCATGAGCGGCATCGCCGCACCCAACGCCAGCGTGCAATTCGTCAGCGGCGGCCTCCTGATGCTCGATGCCGGCATCGCCGGCGGCGCCGATGCGACCCTGGACGCGGCGGGCATCGCCGGCAGCGGCCTGCTGCAGGCCGGCACGCTGGCGCTGAAGTCCAGCGCCGGCATCGGCACCACGACGACCCCGCTCAACACCCGCACCGGTACGCTGACGGCGTCCAACCAGGGCACGGGCAGCCTGCCGATCAACGTCGCCAACGACGGGCCGCTGCTGCTGCGCCGGGCCGTGCAGGACGGCCAAGGCAATGGCGGCGCGATCGTCGTCGACAGCGTGGGCGGCATGACCGTGCCCGCGTTCGACGTGACCGACGGCGCCGGCGAAGTGCGCACCAACAGCGGCGACATCAGTCTCACGACGCACAGCCCGCTGACGATCCACGGCCGCGTGGCGACGACGAGCGGCAACGTGCGTCTGCTGGCCGACAATGGCGGCGCCGTCACGATCTCGTCCAGCGCCCGTGTGATGTCCGTCAGCGGCAACGTCAGCGTCACGGGCGGCTCCACGGAGATCGCGGCAGACAGCATCAGCGTGTCCAGTCCGGACAAGCTGCAGGTGAACACCAACGGCACTGGTACGCCGACCCCGAACCCGACGCCGACGCTGGACGCCTGCCTCGCCAACCGCACGACGGCCGGCTGCGCCCCCGTGCTGGCGGCCGCGGTGCAGGCCTGCACGGCGAATCCGTCCGGCCCGCGCTGCGGCGAGATCCTGCCGACGTACGAGACGTGCTCGGCCCAGCCCACCGCGCCCGGCTGCGCCCCCATCATCAAGGAACACGACGCGATCACCGCGTGCATGGCCGACCCGAAGGCGCCCGGCTGCGCGACGACTCTGCCCGTCTACGACGTCTGCAAGACGGCGCCGTCGACGTATGGCTGCTCGGTCGTCATCAAGGAACACGACGCGATCTCCGCGTGTATCGCCGATCCGAAGGCGCCGGGCTGCACGACGACGCTGCCGCCGCTGGACCAGTGCCGCGCGGACGGCAGTGCCTACGGCTGCGCGGCCGTGCTGGCGCGCGCCAGATTCGACGCCTGCCTCGCGAATCCGTCCGGCGCCGGATGCGGCGACGTCCTGCCGAAGCTGGACGTGTGCAAGCTGACGCCGTCGCTGGAAGGTTGTACGCAGGTGCTGGCGCTGGGCTTCCAGGCCTGCCTCGCAAATCCGCACGATCCGGGCTGCAGCGGGATCCTGCCCACGCTGACGCAATGCCAGGGCAACAGCAAGCTGCCCGGCTGCGAGGTCGTGCTGCCGACGCTGGCCCAGTGCATCGGCAGCCCGAGCCTGCAGGGCTGCGACGTACGCCTGCCGAGCCTCGCGGTGTGCGCGGCGGCACCGTCGACGGCAGGGTGCGAAGCCGTGCTGCCGACGGCGTCGTTCTGCAGCACGCATCCGGGCGACGCCGTCTGCGTGGTGTTCGGCGGCGGTACCGGCACCGGCCAGAACGCGCAGGGCACGCCGGTGGCGCAGGCGGTGCAGACGGTCGTCCAACTCATCAACACGTCGACGCCCACTATCGCCGGCAGCGGCGCCGGCAAGAGCGACAAGGACGCAGCGGCCGGCAAGCCGGCCGAACGCCTGTCGGGCCTCGCGCAAGTGGAACAATCTGGAGTCAAGAATGAAAAACCTGCGACCAAAACGTACTGCAATTGA